CAATTTCTTAGAGAACATAAGCTTTGTGCGTGGACAATAGGGTTGAGTGATTCAGTTGCAAAACTTCATCAATATTGACTTTACCAGGATTGATGAAGTTCCAACTGGGCTGAGTGACGCCGAGCCAAGAGAAAAAGTGCCATTAACCCAAGCCTAGGCTCATCTACTAGAAAAAATTGCTACCACAGCCTGATATCCGGCTGCTCAGGTTTTAGGTTACTGCACTATTAATCGAAGCAGAACGACTCCCAGAAGCAATTAATTTGCTTTCAGGATTTAGAGAGCCTGGTTTTACTAATAATGTCTTCAAAGTTGTGTCTTTAAATATTGAAATCTATTAAAACAAGTTAAAGATACCAATCTGATTTTGGGGATCAACATACTATGCGAAATACACCTCTACGCTTACCTGGGAATTTCTTGAATTGTTTGTTCTAAGTCAAGTAAATTTACAAGCTAACCGCATCCGTTATCACTGCTCAGGACAGTATGGCCGAGTTAGCCAAGATAGCCAAGATGAAGTAGAGCTTGTCTTTCGACAACGTCCGATCGCTGGCTTGAAAGGGAAAATAATAGCAGGAGTGCTATTGAAACCAGCATCACACTCGGAGGTTAAAGTTTGACATTAGTTATGGTAGAAATGTCGCTCTTAACCCAAAACTAAGTTGACGAGTCTGCTGTTTGAGGTTTTGAAACCTAAAGATTTGCTGCCATGACGACAAGGCTCAGCCTGAAAAAAGCTTCTCAGCCACTTAGTAATAGATCCGGCTAGCCTTTACTAAACAGGCTAGGTGCTGTGCTGAAAAAGCTGACATAGCTTTATTGTCGTTAGTATCAGCAGTAAAGCAGATGTGAAGAGTAGCTAATGTGTGTTTTATCAGCAAAAGTAAGCGATCGCCCTCTTTTTGTTTTTGCTTTGCTGGCAATGAACTGATGGGTTGGAGTTTTTACTGCTTGAGTTTCACAATTACCTTTTAATAAATCGAGGCTCAGCTCCAGGCTGAAGCCAGGTAGCAGTCGAAATTTCACGACATTAATTGCCACTTCAAAGAGTGACGAGTCACTGATATTGATTACGAAGGAGAGTTCATGAAAATAGCGGTTGCTAAAGAAAGTGAAGTCGGTGAGCGTCGGGTTGCCCTGATCCCGGATACGGTGGCTCGTTTAGTGAAGCAGGGAATAGAAGTCTTGGTAGAAGCGGGTGCTGGGGAACGAGCTTGTTTCTCGGATGCTACCTACGAAGCCGCTGGAGCCAAAATTGTGAGCGATACAGCGACTCTCTGGGGAGAAGCTGACGTGCTGCTGAAAGTGTCGCCTCTCCAAGAGCGAGGAGACGGGCAGCATGAAGCCGATTTGCTGCACGAAGGCCAAGTGGTAATTGGTTTCCTCGATCCCTTAGGCACTCCAACTTTGGCTCAGCGTTTGGCAGAGCGCAAGATTACTGCTTTCAGTATGGAGATGATTCCACGCACCACGCGAGCGCAAAGTATGGATGCTTTGTCGTCTCAAGCCAGCGTTGCGGGTTATAAAGCTGTTCTAATTGCTGCGGCAGCAATGCCTAAATACTTCCCGATGTTGACGACAGCAGCGGGCACAATTCCGCCTGCCAAAGTATTCATCATGGGGGCTGGTGTGGCAGGTCTGCAAGCGATCGCCACTGCTCGCCGCCTAGGTGCTGTGGTAGAAGCATTTGACATTCGTCCTGCGGTTAAGGAAGAAGTGCAAAGCTTGGGCGCGAAATTTATCGAAGTCCCGATCGAAGAAGATACGGTAGCGGCAGGCGGATACGCCAAAGAAATTTCTGAGGCTGCTAAACAGCGATCGCGTGAAGTAGTCGCTGAGCATGTCAAGACCGCTGATGCTGTGATCACCACGGCTCAGGTTCCTGGCAGAAAAGCACCTCTGCTTGTTACCGAAGAAATGGTAGCTCAAATGAAACCAGGCTCGGTGATCGTCGATTTAGCGGCGGAGCAAGGCGGCAACTGTGCCTGTACGAAGCCAGGAAAGGACGTACTGGTCAATGGTGTGACTGTAATTGGCCCCATCAACCTGCCTTCCTCGGTTCCCATCCATGCTAGCCAAATGTACGCCAAGAACGTTTTGACCTTGGTGCAGTATTTAGTGACAGACCAGGCACTGAATCTGAACTTTGCTGATGACATTATTGATGCGGCTTGCATTACCCATGCGGGAGAAATCCGCAACCAACGGATTAAAGATGCCTTGGCCGCAAACAACGAACAAGTAATGGAAAGGAGCCACTAAAGCAATGGCAGCAGGATTAATTGCAGGACTCGTCGTTTTTGTCCTTGCCTCTTTTATCGGGGTGGAAGTGATCAACAAAGTGCCACCCACGCTCCACACACCACTGATGTCTGGCTCTAATGCCATCTCAGGCATTGCTGTGATTGGTGCCTTACTAGTGGCTGGCCCCAGAGACTCCAATCTCAGCGTCATTTTGGGCTTGATTGCCATCGTTCTCGCAACCATCAACGTCGTCGGGGGCTTTCTAGTCACAGACCGGATGCTGCAAATGTTTAAGAAAAAAGAGGTGAAGGCATGAGCATCTTTGGTCCTACTGGTATTGAACTAAGCTACTTAATTGCCTCTTCTCTATTCATTATTGGTCTGAAGCGTCTAGGGTCACCCGCTACAGCTCGGCAAGGCAACACGATCGCGGCGGTTGGGATGTTAATCGCTGTCGTTGTTACCTTGCTCGATCGCAATGTGCTCAACTACGAAATGATTTTGTTGGGCATTGCTGCTGGCTCTGTAATTGGGGCGATCGCAGCCCAAAGAGTCGCCATGACCGAAATGCCTCAGATGGTAGGTTTGCTCAACGGTTTGGGTGGTGCGGCCTCGGCTCTAGTCGCGGTGGCTGAGTTTTGGCGGCTACTGGGCACCGCCGCCGCAGTGCCCCTAGAAGCCACAATCACCACGATTTTAGGGGTGCTAATTGGCGGGGTGACGCTCACAGGCAGTTTGGTTGCTTTTGCCAAGTTGCAAGGTATTATGCCCGGTGCCCCAATTACTTTCCAGTTGCAACAGCCTTTTAACCTTTCTCTCTTGCTGATCTTTTTGACTGGCAGTGCCTACCTAATAGTTGAACCTCATAACGTTCCTATTTTTCTAGGATTAGTTAGCATTTCCTTACTTTTGGGTGTTCTATTCGTAATCCCAATTGGTGGAGCAGATACGCCAGTCGTGATTTCGCTTCTGAACTCTTACTCTGGCTTGGCGGCGAGTGCAGCAGGGTTCATCCTAGGCAACAATATGCTGATCATCGCGGGTGCCTTAGTCGGTGCTTCCGGAATCATCCTGACGCAGATCATGTGTAAGGCGATGAACCGATCGATCACCAATGTATTGTTCAGCGCTTTTGGCAGTGGTGCCGCTGCAACAGCAACCGAAGGGGCTCAGGGTGACAAGGTAGTTCACTCCATCGACCCAGAAGAAGGCGCGATGATGTTGGGCTATGCCCGCTCGGTGGTGATTGTGCCGGGATATGGCATGGCAGTCGCCCAAGCTCAACACTCGGTCCGAGAATTGGCTGACCAGCTGGAGAGACTGAATGTGAGCGTGAAATACGCCATCCATCCAGTAGCAGGTCGGATGCCTGGTCACATGAACGTATTGCTAGCAGAAGCGAATGTGCCTTACCCCCAGCTCTGCGACATGGAAGATATTAACCCAGACCTCGATCGCACAGATGTAGCACTGGTGATTGGGGCCAATGATGTGGTGAATCCAGCCGCACGGGACAATGCTAGCAGCCCAATCTATGGCATGCCGATTCTAGAAGTAGACAAGGCACTACACACCATCGTGATCAAGCGGGGCATGAGCGCAGGCTTCGCAGGAGTTGACAACGATTTGTTCTACAAGGACAAAACGATGATGATGTTTGGCGGTGCCAAAGAAGTGGTAGACAAGTTGGTTTCGGAAGTGAAGCAACTTTAGGTCAAAGACTCTAAACAGCCAAAAAGAGGGGTTCTGAATTCAGGCCCCTCTTTTTTATGGACATTTTTAGATGATCCCCAAGTCCTCAAAGCAAATAAGGGAGAGGTTGCTGGGTTTCTGAATCAGCTCTTTGGCTAGTAAATAACCCGCGATCGTCCAGGTTTGGTATCGTCTGGCTTCCTTGCCCACTAGTCGTCCGTTTTTGCCGTCATAGTATTCGGGCCACTCATCTTCAACCAAGCGACGCTCAGCGATTTTGAGGGCTTGCTTACCAATTTCTGGCCGACCTGTTTTCTGAGCTGCTGCGGCCAGCATCCAAAGTAAAACGGGCCAACTGCCACCGTTGTGATAAGACCAAGGCCGATTCTTGGGGTCACAACCAGTCAAGATTTTCCAACCTTGGTCCTCCAGCGCCGGGTAACAAAGTTTCATTGGCATGTCACCCACTAGGTCTTCCCAGCGAGACTCAATCAGTTGCAAAATTCCTTGGGACTGCTCCTTACTCGACAGGCTAGACAGCACAGCCATCAGGTTGCCCACGGCAAAGAAACGGCAGTCAATTTGGGATGGCCCTAAGTTACCCGCTAAGTAGCCGCCTTCTGGAGGCAGCCACTCAGTGAGTTGATAAAACGGAATTGAATCAGAATAAATATTGAACTGGTTGAGTGCTTGCTCGCCGTACTCTTCCACTTTGTAGCGGTAGATGACGTTGAGACGGTGGGTATCGAGCCAATAGTTTTCGCGGATGTGCTTCGTGACTGGCTCTAAGCGAGAATTGACAGCATCGACGAAATAGCGATTGTGCTTGGTGGGCAGCAACAACTCTTGAGCAGAACGCAACGCGGCGTAAAACAGAGATTGAATTTCTAGCGGGTGACCATAAAGCCCCATCCGACGGTCAATCATGCAAGCGCCGTCGGGAACCAACAGGGTGGGGTACATATCGAACCGCGCCACCAGGCAAAGCTCGACAATCAGCCGAATTCCTTGCTGGAAGTCATCCCGGTTAATTAATTCTTCGTCGTGAGTGGCTTTGAAGTAAGCCCGGAGCAAAATTAGCCACCAGAGGCAGGAGTCAACGGGTGCAACTCTCGCGATCGCATGTTCCCCAAAATCTGCCTTGAGCCGTTCGTGCCCGTGAGACGACTCAACCTTGAAGCTAGCTGGCATCAAACCACGGCCTGGCTTGGAGCAGTCAAACTGGCGTTTCTTAGGTTGCAGCTTGAGGGTTTCTTCTAGGAAGTTGCGAACAATGTCGGTTCTGCCCCTGATCAGGAAGACGAGGGCGGAAGAAACAAAGTCACGAATAAAGCACTGGTCGTAGTTAAGGGCTGTTAATTCTGGATCGCGGGCCGCCACTGTGCCTACAGGACGGTCTTGGTAATAAATAATGGATTGTTCTAGGGCTTCCCATGCCTGTTTTTCGAGTGCTGACTTGGCCACTTGGGGTGCTGCTTGTTGGTCTAAAGTTGCTTTGCTCAATGTTCCATCCCTCACCTATTGCTTTGTCTACATCTCTATAAAACTTATGAATAGCGCTATGACTCAGCTGCTGGAGCAGAGTTGCGTGTAATTCTACGAGTTATCTCGGTTGAAGTGCTGTTTCAACTTAGCGCAACTCAAAACCCTTCGCTTCTAACCTAGGAAAGCGATCGCATCAATAGGGCTATGGCATTGAGCAGAATTTTGTGAGTTGTGGCAAGAAAACGCCTTAGCTGATTCTTTAAACAATCAGTATGGGCGATGAAATTTAGCGGTGAATGGTCGGAAGATGGGAACAATGCTTGAACTAAAGTGTTTTCCCAAGTGGTTTTCCAGGAGCCACTACCAAAGCACAACATTATGGCTGCAACAAAATGGCTCTACGAAGCATCAAACGAAAGTTATGCCAGAGCGGGAAATACCGTTTAGGTGTTTTTGTTTTGTTGGCAGCATTGGCCGCGATCGCCTGCTTTCTACTTGCTCCTAAGCCGAAGCCAGCGATCCAGGCAACTGATTACGCAATTCATTCACAGTTAAGCTTCAATCAACCCCAGTTTTATCCTCTGAGCCAAAAACTACCAACCGCTCTCTATCAACCCGTAGGAGAGTGGGTGGGTCGGCTGATCTTACCGAGTCCAAGCTTGTCTGACCCAAAGTTACCAGATGATCAGCAGTCGCTTGCTCAAGCAAATAATGCCTCAGCTTCAGATTGGGTTTGGCTAGAAGTGCAACACGCACCCAGTGAGGCGCAAAGCTTAGTTGGGAAAGTTGTCCGGTTGGAATGGAGCCCCCAGCTAGAAGTCCAAGCTTATGTGCGAGCCGTCACGCAGAATGTCAGCTTTACGGCTAGGACTGAGACCAGTAAACAGCAAGGCAATATTCATCCCGATCGCCTTAATGGTCATAAAGATGTAGGACCGTTGCAGTCTTTGGCTGGAGCTAGACCCAATGATGATGTCATCGTCACGCTCAAGGATGTCACCGTAGTCCCAGCAAGTGACTCTCCCAGCATTCTCCAGATTAGTCAAGAACCTGTTTTAGCCACAGGACGCTTGTACGGGTTGGTGAAAATTTTAGGCGTAGATGACCAGGCAGCTAAGCAAGTAGCACCCAGCCTCTGCCAAAAATCACCCACCTGCGCTCATGAGTTTTTTCGCGTCCAACACTACAATCCAGCTTCTAAAAAATTTGATGGAGTTCTAGAAACAGTTCGCATCCCACAACAACTTGCTGGACGTAGCGGCATTGCGCCCTCAACTCCCCGCCACATCGAAACTTCCCCCGCTGGAAAAGCAGGCTGGTACATTTATGGAGCTAAAAGTGCTGAGGGAGTTTTTGTGGTGCAAGCGATTCAGCCGCGATCGCTGGTACAGTTGCAGTCCGATCGAGTCGTCTTAGGTCATCCAGCAGGGCTCACTTACATCAACCAGCAGAACTGGCAGAAGGTGGAAACGCAGAAAGGCACTGTTCGGAAAGTTTTAGTTAAACCTGGCTCAACCGTCACGAAGGCTAAAGCAAGACCTTTCAAGTGGAAGCTAGGCGATCGCGCGATCGTTTTACATACCTTCGGCGGTATTGGTGGCAGAAAAGCAGAAGCAGCCTTGGGTTATACCGTCACGGGCCACTTTTCCTATGGGCTAGCTGAAGTAGTTCGTGAGCCGCTGACCCAAGAGTTACAGTTTGATGTCCAGTATCAGCAGGTTTACGCCCACAATCCCAATGCCATTATTTCGGGCACCACAACCTGGCCTAATTACATGGGGAACTTACAGTGGGGCTGGTTGGGAACTCGGCCTGTTTCAGATGTCCTGGTGAAATTTGACCCAGTGCTACGCGACTATGACTTCGGTGGCATCACGCTCTCGCCCCTAAGAGAATTTCAGCAACAGTTACAGGTAATGATGGCGCGGTATCGAGTGGGAGATGGGACAGGGAGCGCTACCGTAACGCCTGCAACCTCTTGTGTGCAAGACTCTAACCAAGCGCTCTATGCCACAATTCTGCACATCAAGCAGCAAGTCAGCTCCACACCAGCAATTCAAAGTTGGCTAGCCGCCCATCCTAAAGATGAGCAAACCCTACGGTTTCAGCAGCTCGTATCCTTAGCCAAGGATCTCGAACAGCGGCTGATTCCACTCGGAATTTTGCGATCGGACTGGCAACAAAACGCAACTGTTTTAGCGGGCACCAATTCTCAACCAGACTTTACGAGTAGCCGCGACCCGTTAGCAGGGTTAACCAGTTGGCGGACTATGATTCCCCGCCAAGCCCAAGATGAATTGGCTAACCTATTTTTACAGCATGGAGCACAGCTCTGGTTTCTTCGCACGAATCAAGTCGGCGGCTGGAACCCAGATATCGTCCCCATTGCGCCCACTGCCTTGTTAGGCCAGTTGACCGTTCCAGGCGCGAAAGCTC
This genomic stretch from Trichocoleus sp. FACHB-46 harbors:
- a CDS encoding NAD(P)(+) transhydrogenase (Re/Si-specific) subunit beta, with protein sequence MSIFGPTGIELSYLIASSLFIIGLKRLGSPATARQGNTIAAVGMLIAVVVTLLDRNVLNYEMILLGIAAGSVIGAIAAQRVAMTEMPQMVGLLNGLGGAASALVAVAEFWRLLGTAAAVPLEATITTILGVLIGGVTLTGSLVAFAKLQGIMPGAPITFQLQQPFNLSLLLIFLTGSAYLIVEPHNVPIFLGLVSISLLLGVLFVIPIGGADTPVVISLLNSYSGLAASAAGFILGNNMLIIAGALVGASGIILTQIMCKAMNRSITNVLFSAFGSGAAATATEGAQGDKVVHSIDPEEGAMMLGYARSVVIVPGYGMAVAQAQHSVRELADQLERLNVSVKYAIHPVAGRMPGHMNVLLAEANVPYPQLCDMEDINPDLDRTDVALVIGANDVVNPAARDNASSPIYGMPILEVDKALHTIVIKRGMSAGFAGVDNDLFYKDKTMMMFGGAKEVVDKLVSEVKQL
- a CDS encoding NAD(P) transhydrogenase subunit alpha encodes the protein MAAGLIAGLVVFVLASFIGVEVINKVPPTLHTPLMSGSNAISGIAVIGALLVAGPRDSNLSVILGLIAIVLATINVVGGFLVTDRMLQMFKKKEVKA
- a CDS encoding type II CAAX prenyl endopeptidase Rce1 family protein, encoding MALRSIKRKLCQSGKYRLGVFVLLAALAAIACFLLAPKPKPAIQATDYAIHSQLSFNQPQFYPLSQKLPTALYQPVGEWVGRLILPSPSLSDPKLPDDQQSLAQANNASASDWVWLEVQHAPSEAQSLVGKVVRLEWSPQLEVQAYVRAVTQNVSFTARTETSKQQGNIHPDRLNGHKDVGPLQSLAGARPNDDVIVTLKDVTVVPASDSPSILQISQEPVLATGRLYGLVKILGVDDQAAKQVAPSLCQKSPTCAHEFFRVQHYNPASKKFDGVLETVRIPQQLAGRSGIAPSTPRHIETSPAGKAGWYIYGAKSAEGVFVVQAIQPRSLVQLQSDRVVLGHPAGLTYINQQNWQKVETQKGTVRKVLVKPGSTVTKAKARPFKWKLGDRAIVLHTFGGIGGRKAEAALGYTVTGHFSYGLAEVVREPLTQELQFDVQYQQVYAHNPNAIISGTTTWPNYMGNLQWGWLGTRPVSDVLVKFDPVLRDYDFGGITLSPLREFQQQLQVMMARYRVGDGTGSATVTPATSCVQDSNQALYATILHIKQQVSSTPAIQSWLAAHPKDEQTLRFQQLVSLAKDLEQRLIPLGILRSDWQQNATVLAGTNSQPDFTSSRDPLAGLTSWRTMIPRQAQDELANLFLQHGAQLWFLRTNQVGGWNPDIVPIAPTALLGQLTVPGAKAPIASILLNRVLSALNPSDLRGWLITVGLLFLYGAIALPLGFASGFLQVNLWPVNWLSYCLLALRALLTPALLEELGFRVLLLPHPTVGVAWYIWAGWATLSLLLFIVYHPLNAKTLYRAGANTFLDPIFLTLTGLLGLTCTVVYAVTGSLWAIAFVHWVVVVVWLIALGGHAKLGIKPL
- a CDS encoding glycoside hydrolase 100 family protein; translated protein: MSKATLDQQAAPQVAKSALEKQAWEALEQSIIYYQDRPVGTVAARDPELTALNYDQCFIRDFVSSALVFLIRGRTDIVRNFLEETLKLQPKKRQFDCSKPGRGLMPASFKVESSHGHERLKADFGEHAIARVAPVDSCLWWLILLRAYFKATHDEELINRDDFQQGIRLIVELCLVARFDMYPTLLVPDGACMIDRRMGLYGHPLEIQSLFYAALRSAQELLLPTKHNRYFVDAVNSRLEPVTKHIRENYWLDTHRLNVIYRYKVEEYGEQALNQFNIYSDSIPFYQLTEWLPPEGGYLAGNLGPSQIDCRFFAVGNLMAVLSSLSSKEQSQGILQLIESRWEDLVGDMPMKLCYPALEDQGWKILTGCDPKNRPWSYHNGGSWPVLLWMLAAAAQKTGRPEIGKQALKIAERRLVEDEWPEYYDGKNGRLVGKEARRYQTWTIAGYLLAKELIQKPSNLSLICFEDLGII
- a CDS encoding Re/Si-specific NAD(P)(+) transhydrogenase subunit alpha; the encoded protein is MKIAVAKESEVGERRVALIPDTVARLVKQGIEVLVEAGAGERACFSDATYEAAGAKIVSDTATLWGEADVLLKVSPLQERGDGQHEADLLHEGQVVIGFLDPLGTPTLAQRLAERKITAFSMEMIPRTTRAQSMDALSSQASVAGYKAVLIAAAAMPKYFPMLTTAAGTIPPAKVFIMGAGVAGLQAIATARRLGAVVEAFDIRPAVKEEVQSLGAKFIEVPIEEDTVAAGGYAKEISEAAKQRSREVVAEHVKTADAVITTAQVPGRKAPLLVTEEMVAQMKPGSVIVDLAAEQGGNCACTKPGKDVLVNGVTVIGPINLPSSVPIHASQMYAKNVLTLVQYLVTDQALNLNFADDIIDAACITHAGEIRNQRIKDALAANNEQVMERSH